AGGTAGAACTATTTGATGTATGGGGGATAGATTTTATAGGACTATTCCCAAAATCAGGGGAGTACCAATATATTTTACTTGCAGTTGAAGTGTCTAGATGGGTGGAAGCAATTCCTGCCAAAACTAATGATTCTAAAGCTGTTATTGCTTTTGTAAGGAAAAACATTTTTAGTAGGTTTGGTACACCCCGCGCTCTCATAAGCGATGGAGGATCTCACTTCAACAATTGGTGGCTAGACAACGTATTGGACAAGTACGAAGTCAAGCATAGAGTCACCTCGCCATATCACCCCCAAGCCAATGGGCAGATCGAGCTTGCAAATCGGGAGATCAAGTCCGTTCTACAGAAAACAGTGAGCACTAATAGAAAGGATTGGGCATTCCGTTAGGATGATGCGTTGTGGGCATATCGTACCGCATACAAATCTCCTATAGGTATGTCTCCCTATCAATTAGTTTTTGGcaaatcatgtcatttgccCTTTGAGTTGGAGTATAGGTCCTATTGGGCGGTCAAGAAGTTGAATCAAGATTTCCAAAAGGCCGGCGAAGAGAGGCGCATCTTTCTTAATGAGATGGACGAGTTTCGAATGGAAGCCTATGATAGCTCGTCAACTTACAAAGAAAGGATTAAGGCCTACCATGATAGGATGATTAGTCCACGAGAGCTCACTTTGGGGGATGTAGTTTTGTTACACAATTCGAGACTCTCTCTTTTCCACAAAAagttgaagtccaaatggaccgGTCCCTACATGATCAAGAAAATCTATGACAGTGGGATGGTTGAGTTGCTAGCTCCGGATGGGACGTTGTTCCAAGCCAATGGTCATCGAGTGAAGAAATACTATAGCTCGGACAAGGTGATGGAAGAGGAAGTGGAACTAGAAGAACCACCCAAGGAGTGAAAGGGGTAAAGTCAAGTTAATGACTATAAAAGAGCGCTTGTTGGGAGACAACCTAGCCATTTTTGACAATTTTTGCTTAAGTTTTTTAgtactttttattttgtgtttaattttcATATCTTTGAAAAAATTACGCAGGTTCTGACCTTCGTCGGCGACCGCTGCGAAGGCGGCAACGGACCGCCGGCCACATTCTGGAAACATTCTGACTTGCCGCGGTGACCGCCGCACAATTGCCGTCTCTAGCgcgatttttcaattttttttttatttttgtcctGTCCAGCCACTACGCGAAACTTTCAAGGTATCTTTTTTTTAGTAGTTTgctcacgtccctaccgactcttcaaacttattttacactttgctGTAAGTAAGTTTGGGGATGAAGtagtggaccgtgagtttaggtttttgttttagtttttttttttgtttaagtttttcttttaaaaatcccaaaggtgaatccatgtcatgaacttaacatgaagaacttagaaacacgcatgcttagggacacattagaccgagttgccaatgatattTAATTCCATCCATGTTTAAGCATGACTTGACGTCTTGATTTGATGATTTGGTGAAAaagtgcataattagtgaattgcttgttcgccttgaatcatgcttctACCTTGT
This genomic interval from Salvia splendens isolate huo1 chromosome 13, SspV2, whole genome shotgun sequence contains the following:
- the LOC121760575 gene encoding uncharacterized protein LOC121760575 yields the protein MSPYQLVFGKSCHLPFELEYRSYWAVKKLNQDFQKAGEERRIFLNEMDEFRMEAYDSSSTYKERIKAYHDRMISPRELTLGDVVLLHNSRLSLFHKKLKSKWTGPYMIKKIYDSGMVELLAPDGTLFQANGHRVKKYYSSDKVMEEEVELEEPPKE